DNA sequence from the Marinilongibacter aquaticus genome:
TTTCCTGTGCTGCTTTTCGCACAATGCCTACAACGGGAATACCCACTTTTTCCGCCTGATACACAATCATCTTAGCCAGAGCACTGCCCGCCGCCGAAAGTACGATGGCAGAGTAGTTTCCTTTTTTGGCTATATCCACCATCTCTATTGCCGTCAACGGGTTCACAAAGGCCATCGCCCCTTGCTCCAAAGACACAGACCCGCCCAATACCACACAGCGGGTGGCGTCGGCCAACATATATTCGGCCCACGTGCCATGCTGATTGCCCGCTACACAAGCCACATTTTTCCCTTTCAAATAATTAGCATACAATCCTCCACCCGAAGAAACCACCGTTCCCGAACCTTCTAGACCCGGCACAACGGGATATTCCTTCTTAATCCCATAATTGCCTGTCAGAAAAGCCAGATCAGAGGGATTTATAGGAGCATAAGCCATTTTGACTAAAACCTGACCTTTTTGAAGGTTTTCAGGCTTGGGCAACTCTTCGAAACGCAAATCATTCGGACCGTGAAGTACAAGGGCTTTCATAGGCTAGGCAAATAAATCGGAACTCAAATAACGGTCACCGCGGTCGCAGACGATAAAGACGATCAAACCTTCTTCCAGCTCTTCGGCCAATTTCAAGGCGGCGAAAGCCGCTCCTCCGCTGCTCATACCTGCAAAAATCGACTCCACTTTGGCCAATTTACGAGCTGTGTTGCGGGCGTCTTCTTCCGAAACGTCGATCACTCTATCCACGCGATCTGGATTAAAAATCTTGGGTAAATAGGCTTCTGGCCAACGGCGAATGCCCGGAATCGAAGAGCCTTCTGTAGGTTGACAGCCTACGATTTGAATGTCTTTATTCTGCTCTTTCAGGTATTTGGATGTACCCATTATGGTGCCCGTAGTACCCATTGCCGACACAAAATGCGTGATTTTGCCATCGGTGTCTCGCCAAATTTCTGGCCCGGTAGACATGTAATGAGCAAGGTAATTATCTGGATTGGCAAATTGATTCAATTGAAAATAGGCCTCGCTTTGTCCTTTTTCGTCGGCGTAGTCGCGACAAGCCTCGATGCCATCGAGCAAGATCACTTTGGCTCCATAAGCCTCCATGGTTTGCACTCTTTCCTGCGTGCTTTTTTTCGGCAAAACCAATTCGATTTCCAAATCAAATTGTCGGGCAATCATGGCCAATGCAATCCCTGTATTGCCGCTCGTCGCCTCAATCAGTTTCATGCCCGGCACGATCTCCTTTCTTTCCAAAGCCGAACGTATCATATTCAGGGCCGCTCGGTCTTTTACAGAGCCGCCGGGATTGTCGCCTTCGAGCTTGGCCACAACTTTAACTTTCTTATTGGTATTCAGTTTGTTCAGTTCTACAAGGGGCGTATCGCCGACCAAATCGAGCACAGATTGAATCATATTTTCAAACAGCTATTTGTACGAATTTTAAAATAAGGCTTGGGGGATTTTTTAGGCCAACTCCCTTTCTTTCACCTCAATTTCAGGCTTGTGGTAGACAATGCTGTTGGCCGGCACACTCTTGGTAAGCCACACGTTCCCGCCAATAATACTGCCTTTCCCGATAATGGTTTCACCGCCCAAAATAGTGGCATTGGCATAAATCACCACGTTGTCTTCCACAGTGGGGTGCCTTTTGGTATCGGCCAAGCTCTTGTCTACACTCAAAGCACCCAAGGTTACGCCTTGGTATATTTTGACATTGTCGCCAATTACACAGGTGCCGCCGATCACAATACCCGAGCCGTGATCGATAAAGAAATGTTCGCCAATTTCGGCACCGGGATGTATATCAATTCCCGTTATGGAGTGCGAATATTCCGTCAGAATACGCGGAATAAGCGGAATTTTCATTTTCAAAAGCAAATTGGCCAAGCGGTAGAAAGAAATCGCCTTAAAGCCCGGATACGCC
Encoded proteins:
- a CDS encoding alcohol dehydrogenase catalytic domain-containing protein; translated protein: MKALVLHGPNDLRFEELPKPENLQKGQVLVKMAYAPINPSDLAFLTGNYGIKKEYPVVPGLEGSGTVVSSGGGLYANYLKGKNVACVAGNQHGTWAEYMLADATRCVVLGGSVSLEQGAMAFVNPLTAIEMVDIAKKGNYSAIVLSAAGSALAKMIVYQAEKVGIPVVGIVRKAAQEKELRNAGFAEVFVSSQDMWQSELKQWAKGKGKMLFLDAIGGGAVPFAILAALPAYSKMLTYGRLDPAPPEMNPRDFIFQAYQLEGYWLNRTAGQKTFLQAFGATRKVQDMLKNGFETQIQGKFAPTHFEKAIEQYAQHMSNGKVLFEF
- the cysM gene encoding cysteine synthase CysM, whose amino-acid sequence is MQSVLDLVGDTPLVELNKLNTNKKVKVVAKLEGDNPGGSVKDRAALNMIRSALERKEIVPGMKLIEATSGNTGIALAMIARQFDLEIELVLPKKSTQERVQTMEAYGAKVILLDGIEACRDYADEKGQSEAYFQLNQFANPDNYLAHYMSTGPEIWRDTDGKITHFVSAMGTTGTIMGTSKYLKEQNKDIQIVGCQPTEGSSIPGIRRWPEAYLPKIFNPDRVDRVIDVSEEDARNTARKLAKVESIFAGMSSGGAAFAALKLAEELEEGLIVFIVCDRGDRYLSSDLFA
- the epsC gene encoding serine O-acetyltransferase EpsC, producing the protein MDKKFLQHIFKKHQDTEAVPQTKELGKWANSVFNLLFPEQAKDFFPSVDEIEGEIWNLGNELRLFLVATDQCQDCDNAERVEKFKESLPDLFRKMNNDVKAIMAGDPAAVSEFEVIRAYPGFKAISFYRLANLLLKMKIPLIPRILTEYSHSITGIDIHPGAEIGEHFFIDHGSGIVIGGTCVIGDNVKIYQGVTLGALSVDKSLADTKRHPTVEDNVVIYANATILGGETIIGKGSIIGGNVWLTKSVPANSIVYHKPEIEVKERELA